The Balearica regulorum gibbericeps isolate bBalReg1 chromosome 22, bBalReg1.pri, whole genome shotgun sequence genome includes a region encoding these proteins:
- the SESN2 gene encoding sestrin-2 — MLVAGSPCRPAGLEEYRGCGVRRGGEDRGVKVPQQLGRGPSAFIPLEEILQEGAESSRRQLLIEAFVSEGRVDNITMVMGLHPQYLSSFWKTQYLLLRMDGPLPYHKRHYIAIMAAARHQCSYLVGLHIGEFLQVGGNPAWLQGLHCAPQKLRNLNEINKLLAHRPWLITKEHIEALLKTGENSWSLAELVQALVLLTHYHSLASFVFGCGINPEEEQDGGRGCRPPSPHSDSSPASDDNMGGSGGRDAMQEVEVLMERLKLLQESQLEEEGVTQEEMATRFELEKTESLLVAPSDITDHSPQSNVLCFVEDPEFSYKDFTRRGEQAPPTFRAQDYTWEDHGYSLINRLYPDVGQLLDEKFQVVYNLTYNTIAMHCGVDTSMLRRAIWNYVHCVFGIRYDDYDYGEVNQLLERSLKIYIKTVACYPEKTTKRMYTQFWRHFKHSEKVHINLLLLEARMQAALLYALRAVTRYMT; from the exons ATCCTGCAGGAAGGTGCGGAGAGCAGCCGTCGCCAGCTCCTCATCGAGGCCTTCGTCTCGGAGGGCAGGGTGGACAACATCACCATGGTCATGGGGCTGCACCCCCAGTATCTCAGCAGCTTTTGGAAGACCCAGTACCTCCTGCTGCGCATGGACGGGCCCCTGCCCTACCACAAGCGCCACTACATCGCCATCATG GCAGCAGCCCGGCACCAGTGCTCCTACCTGGTGGGTTTGCACATAGGGGAGTTCCTGCAGGTGGGGGGCAACCCGGCAtggctgcaggggctgcacTGTGCCCCCCAAAAACTCAGGAACCTCAATGAGATCAACAAACTGCTGGCGCACCGGCCCTGGCTCATCACCAAGGAGCACATCGAG GCTCTGCTGAAGACAGGGGAGAACAGCTGGTCACTGGCGGAGCTGGTGCAAGCCCTGGTGCTCCTCACCCACTACCACTCGCTCGCCTCCTTCGTCTTCGGCTGCGGCATCAACCCCGAGGAGGAGCAGGACGGGGGGCGCGGCTGCCGGCCCCCTTCGCCCCACAGCGacagcagccctgcctctgaTGACAACATGGGGGGCTCTGGG GGCAGAGATGCCATGCAGGAGGTGGAGGTGCTGATGGAGAGGCTGAAGCTGCTGCAGGAAAgccagctggaggaggagggtgtCACGCAGGAGGAGATGGCAACGCGCTTTGAGCTGGAGAAGACGGAGAGTTTGCTGGTCGCTCCCTCGG ATATTACGGATCACTCCCCGCAGTCCAACGTCCTCTGCTTCGTGGAGGACCCCGAGTTCAGCTACAAGGACTTCACGCGGAGGGGCGAGCAGGCGCCCCCCACTTTCCGTGCGCAG GATTACACCTGGGAGGACCACGGCTACTCACTGATCAACCGCCTCTACCCCGACGTGGGGCAGCTCCTGGATGAGAAGTTCCAGGTCGTCTACAACCTGACGTACAACACCATCGCCATGCACTGCGGCGTGGACACGTCCATGCTGCGCAGGGCCATCTGGAACTACGTCCACTGTGTTTTTGGCATCCG cTATGACGACTACGACTACGGGGAGGTGAACCAGCTCCTGGAGCGCAGCTTGAAGATCTACATCAAGACGGTGGCTTGCTACCCGGAGAAGACAACCAAGCGGATGTACACGCAGTTCTGGAGACACTTCAAGCACTCGGAGAAG GTGCACATCAACCTGCTCTTGCTGGAGGCTCGgatgcaggcagctctgctctaCGCCCTGAGAGCCGTCACCCGCTACATGACCTGA